One Nocardioides luti DNA window includes the following coding sequences:
- a CDS encoding GNAT family N-acetyltransferase, with the protein MADDPTAPTARTAPTLTDGTVTLRAHRPDDAQGSFEQCQDPLSQAWTTVPVPYTHEMAVGFVTEMMPQGWVDDREWGFAVEHEGQYAGTVSLRNEGDGRAEIAYGSHPRVRGTGAMERALRLLLRWGFEEQGLQTVIWWANRGNWASRRLAWRVGFSFDGTVRQWLPQRGELLDAWVGTLHRDQSPGPRTVWLDCPTLAGDGVHLRPMDERDVPRIVEACSDPRTLEWLSFLYPQPFTEESGRGVVSASTELRASGKGVTWAVTGDDDVMSGWLGFFGLRPGVVAELGYWAHPAARGRGLTTRAAALALGHARDRLGLQHVRARIAVGNAASQHVVETLGFEHTGVERLGADMADGSRVDLAIYDLAL; encoded by the coding sequence ATGGCCGACGACCCCACCGCCCCGACCGCCCGCACCGCGCCGACGCTGACCGACGGCACCGTGACGCTCCGCGCGCACCGGCCCGACGACGCGCAGGGCTCCTTCGAGCAGTGTCAGGACCCGTTGTCGCAGGCGTGGACGACCGTGCCGGTGCCGTACACCCACGAGATGGCCGTCGGCTTCGTCACCGAGATGATGCCGCAGGGCTGGGTCGACGACCGCGAGTGGGGCTTCGCGGTCGAGCACGAGGGGCAGTACGCCGGCACGGTGTCGCTCCGCAACGAGGGCGACGGCCGCGCGGAGATCGCCTACGGCTCGCACCCGCGGGTGCGGGGCACCGGCGCGATGGAGCGCGCGCTGCGGCTGCTGCTGCGCTGGGGCTTCGAGGAGCAGGGCCTGCAGACCGTCATCTGGTGGGCGAACCGCGGCAACTGGGCCTCGCGGCGCCTGGCCTGGCGGGTGGGCTTCTCCTTCGACGGGACGGTCCGGCAGTGGCTGCCGCAGCGCGGCGAGCTGCTGGACGCCTGGGTCGGCACGCTGCACCGCGACCAGTCCCCCGGCCCGCGCACCGTCTGGCTCGACTGCCCGACGCTCGCCGGCGACGGCGTCCACCTCCGGCCGATGGACGAGCGCGACGTCCCCCGCATCGTCGAGGCGTGCTCGGACCCGCGCACCCTGGAGTGGCTCTCGTTCCTCTACCCCCAGCCGTTCACCGAGGAGTCCGGCCGCGGGGTCGTCAGCGCCTCGACCGAGCTGCGCGCGAGCGGCAAGGGCGTCACCTGGGCCGTCACGGGCGACGACGACGTGATGTCCGGCTGGCTGGGCTTCTTCGGGCTGCGGCCCGGGGTGGTCGCCGAGCTGGGCTACTGGGCGCACCCGGCCGCCCGCGGACGAGGGCTCACCACCCGGGCCGCGGCGCTCGCGCTCGGGCACGCCCGCGACCGGCTCGGGCTGCAGCACGTGCGGGCCCGGATCGCGGTCGGCAACGCCGCCTCGCAGCACGTCGTCGAGACGCTCGGGTTCGAGCACACCGGCGTCGAGCGGCTCGGGGCCGACATGGCCGACGGGTCGCGGGTCGACCTGGCGATCTACGACCTGGCGCTCTAG
- a CDS encoding MFS transporter: protein MTTTAPAPTRTEPTPAAHFVLAVLALGMGGFAIGTTEFVTMGLLPQIARGVDASIPTAGHVISAYALGVVVGAPVLAFFGAKWPRRGLLVALMLAYAVLNAASAMATSFHLLFAARFLDGLPHGAYFGVASLVAASMAPAERKGRAVAMVMLGLSVANVIGVPAATWLGQAMGWRAAYWSVAVMSLVTVVLVLLFVPSCPGDPEATGRRELRAFAKPQVWLTLLVGALGFGGMFAVYSYISPTLTDVGGLSEGSIPVALFVFGVGMVAGTWVAGEMADWSIFRSLVIGSVGMGLVLLLFWATVPYGWLSLPAVFLITVLGSVLVVNLQLRLMDVAGDAQTLGAAMNHASLNVANALGAWLGGLVIAAGYGYRAPALVGVALSVVGLAVIGVSALLHVRERDAAAA from the coding sequence ATGACGACCACCGCACCGGCCCCGACCCGGACCGAGCCGACCCCTGCCGCGCACTTCGTGCTGGCGGTGCTGGCGCTCGGCATGGGGGGCTTCGCCATCGGCACGACGGAGTTCGTGACGATGGGGCTGCTGCCCCAGATCGCGCGGGGCGTGGACGCCTCGATCCCGACCGCCGGACACGTCATCTCGGCGTACGCCCTCGGCGTGGTCGTCGGCGCCCCGGTGCTCGCGTTCTTCGGTGCCAAGTGGCCGCGCCGCGGCCTGCTCGTCGCGCTGATGCTGGCCTACGCGGTCCTCAACGCGGCCAGCGCGATGGCCACCAGCTTCCACCTGCTCTTCGCGGCCCGCTTCCTCGACGGGCTGCCGCACGGGGCCTACTTCGGGGTGGCCTCCCTGGTCGCCGCCAGCATGGCGCCGGCCGAGCGCAAGGGCCGCGCGGTCGCCATGGTGATGCTCGGCCTGTCGGTCGCCAACGTCATCGGCGTCCCCGCCGCGACCTGGCTCGGGCAGGCGATGGGGTGGCGCGCGGCGTACTGGTCCGTGGCCGTGATGTCGCTCGTCACCGTCGTGCTCGTGCTGCTGTTCGTGCCGTCCTGCCCCGGCGACCCCGAGGCGACCGGCCGGCGCGAGCTCAGGGCCTTCGCCAAGCCTCAGGTCTGGCTGACGCTGCTGGTCGGGGCGCTCGGCTTCGGCGGCATGTTCGCGGTCTACTCCTACATCTCCCCGACCCTCACCGACGTCGGCGGTCTCTCCGAGGGGTCGATCCCGGTCGCGCTGTTCGTCTTCGGCGTCGGGATGGTCGCCGGCACCTGGGTGGCCGGCGAGATGGCCGACTGGTCGATCTTCCGCTCGCTGGTGATCGGGTCGGTCGGCATGGGCCTCGTGCTGCTGCTCTTCTGGGCGACGGTGCCCTACGGCTGGCTCTCGCTGCCGGCGGTCTTCCTCATCACCGTGCTGGGCTCCGTGCTGGTCGTGAACCTCCAGCTCCGCCTCATGGACGTGGCCGGCGACGCCCAGACGCTGGGCGCCGCCATGAACCACGCCTCGCTCAACGTCGCCAACGCCCTGGGCGCCTGGCTGGGCGGGCTGGTCATCGCGGCCGGTTACGGCTACCGGGCGCCCGCCCTCGTCGGGGTGGCGCTCTCGGTGGTGGGGCTCGCGGTGATCGGCGTGTCCGCGCTCCTGCACGTGCGCGAGCGCGACGCCGCGGCCGCCTGA
- a CDS encoding DUF402 domain-containing protein, producing MSLSDARPSGTPPFWAPGTPIMWRYGDPARPHWATPMTVVRDDADALVAWLPAGTPVLKVGRADGGGFRDGDAATMFTAERTQLVGTWEEYDVLRVAPTGRPWSVWWFFPAGQATFEGWYVNLEDPHVRDADTTYSTDHVLDVWVEPDRTHHRKDVDELALAVEQGRYTPGQAARITAVAAEVEDVIAAWGPPFCDGWETFRPDPSWPVPQLP from the coding sequence GTGAGCCTCTCGGACGCCCGCCCCTCCGGCACGCCGCCCTTCTGGGCGCCCGGCACCCCGATCATGTGGCGGTACGGCGACCCCGCGCGCCCGCACTGGGCGACGCCGATGACGGTCGTCCGGGACGACGCGGACGCCCTCGTGGCCTGGCTCCCGGCCGGCACGCCGGTGCTCAAGGTCGGCCGCGCGGACGGCGGCGGCTTCCGCGACGGCGACGCCGCAACGATGTTCACCGCCGAGCGCACCCAGCTGGTCGGCACCTGGGAGGAGTACGACGTCCTGCGGGTCGCCCCGACCGGCCGGCCCTGGTCGGTGTGGTGGTTCTTCCCGGCGGGCCAGGCGACCTTCGAGGGGTGGTACGTCAACCTGGAGGACCCGCACGTGCGCGACGCGGACACGACGTACTCCACCGACCACGTGCTCGACGTCTGGGTCGAGCCCGATCGCACCCACCACCGCAAGGACGTGGACGAGCTGGCGCTGGCCGTCGAGCAGGGCCGCTACACCCCCGGGCAGGCCGCCCGGATCACCGCCGTCGCCGCCGAGGTCGAGGACGTGATCGCCGCCTGGGGCCCGCCGTTCTGCGACGGCTGGGAGACCTTCCGCCCGGACCCGTCCTGGCCGGTGCCGCAGCTGCCCTGA